The following coding sequences are from one Ornithodoros turicata isolate Travis chromosome 1, ASM3712646v1, whole genome shotgun sequence window:
- the LOC135400881 gene encoding uncharacterized protein LOC135400881 codes for MMQTTDPVLPRIADTTVTGASVTMTTAGKPPRAGAGMNELMPTDESHTGSSPELQNAPPEEIPGTPGPKMNNVQHTSASGTSRSFNHDITFATLDPPTEDNTVYFDALSSFTSSPTFQSRDSRDIPRSGHSHAGEEAAAHLPSTYSLQRIDFADTDGNIMLWNKGPFGDGDPAAPTGYDRETFSTGPRTSSGSAFCTWTSFLYFWK; via the exons ATGATGCAGACAACAGATCCCGTGCTTCCACGCATAGCGGACACCACAGTTACCGGTGCCAGTGTCACAATGACTACTGCTGGAAAACCGCCCAGAGCTGGTGCCGGTATGAATGAACTGATGCCAACGGACGAATCCCATACCGGCTCTTCACCAGAACTCCAGAACGCGCCACCCGAGGAAATTCCCGGAACTCCTGGCCCTAAGATGAATAATGTGCAGCACACAAG TGCAAGTGGCACCTCTCGGAGCTTCAACCACGACATAACTTTCGCAACCCTGGATCCACCAACGGAGGACAATACCGTGTACTTTGATGCACTTAGTTCTTTTACCTCGTCTCCTACATTTcag TCACGTGACTCAAGAGACATTCCGAGGAGTGGACATTCACATGCTGGAGAAGAAGCTGCAGCACATTTACCCAGCACATACTCCCTACAACGAATAGATTTTGCTGACACTGACGGCAATATAATGCTGTGGAATAAAGGCCCATTTGGTGATGGCGACCCAGCTGCTCCCACAGGCTACGACCGTGAAACCTTCAGCACTGGACCAC GTACCTCATCAGGCTCCGCCTTTTGTACCTGGACCTCATTTCTGTATTtttggaaatga